Proteins co-encoded in one Timaviella obliquedivisa GSE-PSE-MK23-08B genomic window:
- a CDS encoding PIN domain-containing protein: MSQSRLFLDTVFIQALYNSRDRYHAKALALLPQVEAAEVWITEAILIEVGNGLSEVNRQGAVEFIQLCYQTPNIHVMSVDTALLDQALQLYAARNDKDWGLTDCISFVVMKNQNLSEAVTADEHFVQAGYQALLRMNN, translated from the coding sequence ATGAGCCAAAGCCGTCTTTTTCTTGACACAGTGTTTATTCAAGCCCTCTACAATTCCCGCGATCGGTATCATGCTAAGGCGCTGGCTCTGTTGCCTCAGGTTGAAGCAGCAGAGGTGTGGATTACAGAAGCCATTTTAATTGAAGTAGGCAATGGTCTGAGTGAGGTGAATCGGCAGGGAGCCGTTGAATTTATTCAGTTGTGCTATCAAACTCCAAATATTCATGTCATGAGTGTTGACACAGCATTACTCGATCAAGCCTTACAGCTTTATGCTGCTCGTAATGACAAGGACTGGGGCTTAACAGACTGCATTTCATTTGTGGTAATGAAAAATCAAAACCTGAGTGAAGCTGTTACTGCTGATGAGCATTTTGTGCAGGCAGGTTACCAAGCGTTGCTACGAATGAATAACTAA
- a CDS encoding DUF1636 domain-containing protein encodes MVKHVLFICKSCNAESDQDQTTDPSDGSKLLNKLQNLHQTWTHQADLEIRAVGCLWTCSHPCAVAFSATDKATYLFTNLPANEADALLQFGELYLNSQNGDIPWKQFPEVLQSAEVAKIPSV; translated from the coding sequence ATGGTTAAACACGTCTTATTCATCTGCAAATCCTGCAACGCCGAGTCTGATCAAGACCAAACTACAGACCCATCCGACGGCTCCAAACTGTTGAACAAACTCCAGAACCTACATCAAACCTGGACGCACCAAGCGGATCTGGAAATTCGAGCAGTTGGATGTCTGTGGACGTGCAGCCATCCCTGCGCCGTTGCCTTCTCCGCCACCGATAAAGCCACCTATCTCTTCACCAACCTCCCTGCAAATGAAGCCGATGCGCTGCTCCAATTTGGCGAACTCTATCTCAACAGCCAGAATGGAGACATCCCCTGGAAGCAATTTCCTGAAGTGTTGCAATCAGCAGAGGTGGCTAAAATTCCATCGGTCTAA
- a CDS encoding iron-siderophore ABC transporter substrate-binding protein, which translates to MNFLPRSKGILWVQGFRQVTHFRVSGVFFKYFWFHLLILITLILCLVSACGNNVSSDSVSDSPLQTSDCRIVEHAMGETCVPLNPQRVVTIDPFSLENVLAFGIQPIGVAMSPDWLNDRDYLRDRLSGIEAVGNFTQPSLEKILALKPDLILGLTEDEKIYSQLTKIAPTVLFNFESSGQWKDILMHNAETLGMTDVKNQLMVSYGDRLADFKAQMGTRLQQLEVSIIRIYPNTISIYTSDTFVGSIIEDAGLARPLLQTPTGQLDISKESLQIADGDVIFLWNNESGQSQQEVQTEIAKLKADPLWQRLKAVQQGQVYEVPSYWIGSSILSANAVIDDLFKYLIEEQ; encoded by the coding sequence GTGAACTTTCTGCCGAGAAGTAAAGGAATTCTGTGGGTGCAAGGTTTTAGACAAGTTACTCACTTCCGAGTTTCTGGCGTTTTTTTTAAGTATTTCTGGTTCCATTTACTGATTTTGATCACCCTGATTCTTTGTCTAGTTTCAGCCTGTGGTAACAACGTTTCATCAGATAGCGTCTCTGACTCACCACTTCAAACATCAGATTGTCGAATCGTTGAACACGCTATGGGCGAAACCTGTGTTCCTCTTAATCCTCAGCGCGTGGTGACAATTGACCCATTCTCACTTGAAAACGTTTTGGCGTTTGGAATACAGCCTATAGGAGTTGCCATGTCCCCAGACTGGCTAAACGATCGAGACTATTTGCGCGATCGCCTATCTGGCATTGAAGCAGTTGGCAACTTTACTCAGCCGAGCCTGGAAAAAATTCTTGCGCTTAAACCAGACCTGATCTTAGGGCTGACCGAAGATGAAAAAATATACTCACAGCTTACGAAAATCGCCCCTACTGTTTTATTTAACTTTGAAAGCAGCGGACAGTGGAAAGATATCCTGATGCATAACGCAGAAACGCTTGGTATGACAGATGTGAAAAACCAGCTTATGGTATCTTATGGCGATCGCTTAGCCGACTTCAAAGCTCAAATGGGCACTCGCTTGCAACAGCTTGAAGTTTCTATTATTCGGATTTATCCCAACACGATCTCAATTTATACTAGCGATACCTTTGTTGGCTCAATCATAGAAGACGCTGGATTGGCTCGTCCGCTTTTACAAACCCCAACTGGACAGTTAGACATCTCTAAAGAAAGTCTGCAAATTGCTGACGGAGACGTGATCTTTTTGTGGAATAATGAGTCCGGGCAATCTCAGCAAGAGGTGCAAACTGAAATTGCCAAACTCAAAGCTGATCCACTCTGGCAACGACTCAAAGCTGTTCAGCAAGGACAAGTTTACGAGGTGCCTAGCTATTGGATTGGTAGCAGTATTCTATCTGCAAATGCCGTAATTGATGACCTTTTCAAATACCTAATTGAAGAACAATAA